Proteins co-encoded in one Papaver somniferum cultivar HN1 chromosome 5, ASM357369v1, whole genome shotgun sequence genomic window:
- the LOC113278120 gene encoding uncharacterized protein LOC113278120 produces the protein MQLTKSSVAPYLNFRLVLLLIFPCFSFLIFLSLSSTNTNFLQVAVRSKSVPDLTRLRNEDEKKKELLLRSRIAVCLVGGARKFELTGPSIVENVLNVYPNTDLFLHSPLDKDSFKFSIFKDIAPRIASIRIFKPTKLNETESQRRVLTPSDSPNGIQGLLQYFSLVEGCLTMINDFQIQNNFTYDWIVRTRVYGYWNAPLSPDNFLPNDHYLVPSGLNYRGCNDRLGIGNLYTSKIALSRLSLIPQLDAAGFRQVNSETSFKAQLTTEGVKFFENHLPFCVVSPRTFDFPPTRYGVPIASISSPGPRSGAFCRPCKPVCTGACADEIMQILKIGWRIEGGNGTIQLCDAHGEWESGWENNFDRFAGEKLAELRRRVMESKFEKCVNDFDEMKKRTVNWDAPDAKQICGIASRR, from the coding sequence ATGCAGTTAACCAAATCATCAGTAGCTCCATATCTAAATTTCCGTCTTGTTTTATTATTAATCTTCCCTTGTTTTTCGTTCTTaatttttttatctctttcttcCACTAATACTAATTTCTTACAAGTAGCCGTAAGAAGTAAATCGGTGCCAGATTTGACTCGGTTGAGAAATGAAgatgagaaaaagaaagagttattaTTACGGTCAAGAATTGCTGTGTGTTTAGTAGGTGGAGCAAGAAAATTCGAACTCACTGGACCGTCAATCGTGGAGAATGTGCTGAATGTTTACCCTAATACAGATCTTTTCTTACATTCTCCATTAGATAAAGACTCGTTCAAGTTTTCAATTTTCAAAGACATTGCTCCAAGAATCGCTTCGATTCGCATTTTTAAACCGACTAAGCTAAACGAGACGGAGTCTCAACGGCGCGTCCTCACTCCAAGCGATTCTCCTAACGGCATACAGGGTTTGCTTCAATACTTCAGCCTTGTAGAAGGTTGCTTGACAATGATCAACGATTTCCAAATACAGAATAACTTTACTTACGACTGGATCGTCCGAACCCGAGTATATGGCTACTGGAACGCTCCACTTTCCCCGGATAACTTCTTACCAAATGACCATTACCTAGTCCCATCAGGTTTAAACTACCGTGGATGCAACGACAGACTTGGAATTGGTAATCTCTACACTTCAAAAATCGCACTATCTCGGCTGTCTCTGATACCACAACTAGACGCAGCAGGGTTTCGACAAGTCAACTCGGAGACTTCTTTCAAAGCTCAACTCACTACAGAAGGTGTAAAGTTCTTTGAAAATCATCTTCCTTTCTGCGTAGTAAGTCCTCGCACGTTCGATTTTCCACCGACTCGGTATGGTGTCCCTATTGCATCAATATCGAGCCCAGGTCCACGCAGCGGGGCATTTTGTAGACCATGTAAACCTGTTTGTACTGGTGCATGCGCGGATGAAATAATGCAGATCCTGAAAATAGGATGGAGGATTGAAGGGGGAAACGGAACGATTCAGCTTTGTGATGCTCATGGTGAGTGGGAATCCGGCTGGGAGAATAATTTTGACCGATTTGCAGGAGAGAAGCTCGCGGAGCTTAGGAGACGAGTTATGGAGTCGAAATTCGAAAAATGTGTGAATGATTTTGATGAGATGAAGAAACGGACTGTTAATTGGGATGCCCCAGATGCTAAACAGATTTGTGGAATTGCTTCGAGACGTTAG
- the LOC113278119 gene encoding uncharacterized protein LOC113278119, whose amino-acid sequence MKEITMQLTRSSAAPYLNFRLVLLIFPCFSFLLFLSLSSKDNNIFSTFNPLRNFLSNFSSSYTLPPLPSSILNSSDSTSKSVSDSTRLRNEDNKKKELLLRSRIAVCLVGGARKFELTGPSIAENILNVYPNADLFLNSPLDKDSFKFSIFKDIAPRIASIRIFKPTKLNETESQRRVLTAYGSPNGIQGLLQYFSLVEGCLTLINAFQIQNNFTYDWIVRTRVDGYWNAPLAPDNFLPTHYLVPAGSRYNGCNDRLGIGNLYTSQIALSRLSLIPQLDAAGFRQLNSEASFKAQLTTQGVKFLENRLPFCVVSARRFGFPHGLPVASMSSPGPLSGAYCRPCTPVCAGPCADDMMAILPGWSRIDGENGTIQFCDARGEWESGCEDNFDRIAGEKLGELRKRVMELILEKCVKDFDELKKRTVNWDAPDAKQICGIASIS is encoded by the coding sequence ATGAAGGAAATCACAATGCAGTTAACAAGATCATCAGCAGCTCCATATCTAAATTTCCGTCTTGTTTTATTAATCTTCCCTTGTTTTTCATTCTTACTCTTTTTATCCCTTTCTTCAAAAGACAATAATATCTTTTCGACTTTTAACCCTCTCAGAAACTTTCTTTCCAACTTCTCATCATCATATACATTACCTCCTCTTCCATCATCCATATTAAATTCTTCCGATAGTACTAGTAAATCGGTGTCGGATTCGACTCGGTTGAGAAATGAagataacaaaaagaaagagctaCTATTACGGTCAAGAATTGCTGTGTGTTTAGTAGGTGGAGCAAGAAAATTCGAACTCACTGGACCGTCAATAGCAGAGAATATATTGAACGTTTACCCTAATGCAGATCTTTTCTTAAATTCTCCATTAGATAAAGACTCGTTCAAGTTTTCAATTTTCAAAGACATTGCTCCAAGAATCGCTTCGATTCGCATTTTTAAGCCGACTAAGTTAAACGAGACTGAGTCTCAACGGCGTGTCCTCACTGCATACGGTTCTCCTAACGGCATACAGGGTTTGCTTCAATACTTCAGCCTTGTAGAAGGTTGCTTGACATTGATCAACGCCTTCCAAATACAGAATAACTTTACCTACGACTGGATCGTCCGAACCCGAGTAGATGGTTACTGGAACGCCCCACTTGCCCCAGATAACTTCTTGCCAACTCATTACCTAGTCCCAGCAGGTTCAAGGTATAATGGATGCAACGACAGACTCGGAATCGGTAATCTCTACACTTCACAAATCGCACTATCTCGGCTCTCTTTGATACCACAACTAGACGCAGCAGGGTTTCGTCAACTCAACTCTGAGGCTTCTTTCAAAGCTCAACTCACTACACAAGGTGTAAAGTTCTTGGAAAACCGTCTTCCTTTTTGCGTAGTAAGTGCTCGCAGGTTCGGGTTTCCACACGGTCTCCCTGTTGCATCGATGTCGAGTCCAGGTCCACTCAGTGGGGCATATTGTAGACCATGTACACCTGTTTGTGCTGGTCCATGCGCCGATGATATGATGGCGATTCTACCAGGTTGGAGCAGGATTGACGGGGAAAACGGAACAATTCAGTTCTGTGATGCTCGTGGTGAGTGGGAATCCGGCTGCGAGGATAATTTTGACCGAATTGCAGGAGAGAAGCTGGGAGAGCTTAGGAAACGGGTTATGGAGTTGATATTAGAAAAATGTGTGAAAGATTTTGATGAACTGAAGAAACGGACTGTTAATTGGGATGCCCCAGATGCTAAACAGATTTGTGGAATTGCTTCAATAAGTTAG